The genomic DNA CGGTGGGCGCGGCGGAAGTGGCTGGGGTCGGCGAACTGCCAGCGTGCCGCGACGTCGGCGACCGTGAACGGGCTGCCTGGAAGGCCGAGTTCGCGGCGGGCGCCTTCTAGCCGGCGGCGGCGCACATGGGCCATGACGGTCTACGAGCGCCTCGCCGACTCGCCGAGCGTCCAACTCGCCGTCGCCGACGCCGCTGCCCTCGTCGACACCGTCCAGTTGCACGCCTACCGGGCCGCCGACGACATCGACCACGCCGCCGCCGAGGCCCGCCAGCTCACGGTCGCCGAGCGCGCCCGGATCCGCATGGACACCGCGGTCGCCGCGACCCGCAGCCGCGAGGCGGTGGACCGCCTGGTCTCCGTGTCCGGCGCGAGCGCCTTCGCCCTGTCCAACCCGCTCCAGCGGATCTGGCGCGACCTGGGCACCGCCTCACGCCATGGCGTCGTCAACCCCGATCTCGGCCGGGAGATCTACGGACGCAGCCTGCTCGGCATCGCCGAACAGCCCACTTTCATCATCTGACTCCCCGACTCCCTGCCCTCCTGACCGCCCGGCCCCGCCGGTCGTAGAGGTCAACTGCCGCCTGCCGTCGGCGAGTTCGAGGAACGGACCGACGGCTGGTCGACCTGCGGGCGGCGTTTCGCGAGGTTCGTGTGACTGAGCGCTCCCGTTGGCGGGCCGAGTCCTTCAGATGGCGAACCCTTGGAAGGTGTCCTGCGGGTCCTGCTCGGCGGCTTCCTTGAAATCGCCGAAAGACAGGTTGGCGATCATCAGGTTCGCGTGTATCTCGTGGACGCCTGCGGGGACGGTGCGGAACTCGCCGCCGTCCGCCTCGAATTCCTCGTCGCTGTCGCACTCCTCCCTGGCCAGCACGGCCACCGCCAGCAACGTGACGGGACCGTCACGCATGGAGTCGCGGTCGGCGAGGAAGACCACGCTCAGTTGGTCATCGGTAAGCGCCGCGGAGAGGATCTGGGCGGAGGTGCATCCCGCCCACTTCGGATCATCGGCGATGTGGACGTACGGTTCGAAGTCTCCATCACCCCAGGACCTCATCAGCTCCGCTTTCACCGCAGCCCATGCCTGTTCGTCGCGGTAATCGGTCCTGATGATCAGCGCCGCGTCCCGATCGCGTTCCGCCGGCCACTCCATACGGTCGTTCATGCCGCTGTCCCCCCATGCGCACAGGTCACACCCCGCGCAATCCGTCTGCACGCTACGCGGGACCACTGACACACCCATGAGCGGTTCAGTCGACGAAGCTCGCCGACTGAACCGCTCAGGCACAGTTCGCAGCCACAAAACCCGAAGAGGCACCTGCGTAACTCCCTAAACATATCGATCGTTATGCGTGCGCACATCGCCAACCCGCCCAGAATCAAGAGGACTTGCTCCATGCCTCACGGCAGCGCACTGCGCAGCGCGATCGCCACGCCCCGCACCACGCCTCTGATCGGCGTGTACGACATGTACTCGGCTTCGATCGCGGCCCAGCACTACGACGGCTTCTTCGTCTCGGGTTTCGGATTCGCGGCGTCCTACTACGGTCTGCCCGACATCGGTTTCATCGCCTGGCCGGACATCGTGGCCTTCACGGAACGGCTCCGCTGGGCCTTCCCCGACCACCACCTGCTGGTGGACATCGACGACGGCTACGGCGACCCGGAGGTGGCCTGTCATGTCGTACGACGTCTGGAGCAGGCCGGTGCCTCGGGGGTGATCCTGGAGGACCAGAAGCGGCCGCGCCGATGCGGTCATGTGGCGGGAAAGCAGCTCCTGCCGCTCGACGAGTATCTCGACAAGCTCGAACGGGTGCTGGACTGCCGGACCGGGCTGACCGTGGTCGCGCGGACCGACGCCACCGACGACGCCGAGATCCTCACGCGCGCCAAGGCACTCGCCGCCACCGACGCCGATGTGGTGCTGGTGGACGGTGTGCGCGACGTCGAGGCGATCCGCCGGATCCGCGACAGCATCGGTGACAAGCCCCTGCTGTTCAACCAGATCGCCGGCGGCCGCTCCCCCCGGTTGTCACTGGGCGAGTTGGCGGAACTCGGAGTGGACGTGGCGATCTACAGCACCCCCTGTCTCTTCGCCGCGCACGAGGCGATGGACAGGGCCCTGACCGATCTCAAGGCGACGGACGGACGGCTCCCGGCCGGTGGGGACGACCGGATCGGCGTGCCGCAGTCCGTCGAGCTGCTCACCCGCAACCTCCGCGCGGCGCACGGCACTTACGACGGCTGACGTCACCAAGGCGGGTGGGGCGGGCCGGCGGTCGCGGCCCTGGCGGCGGCGCACGTCTGATATATCGCTGGTATGCGCACTGAATTCAGCCCGGAGCGGCTCGAACCGATCGAGGTCTACCGTCTGCTCACCTCGACCGTCGTTCCGCGCCCCATCGCCTGGGTCTCGACCGTCTCCGCCGACGGCGTGGACAATCTCGCTCCCCACTCCTTCTTCACCGTCTCCTCGGTCGCGCCGCCCGTCGTCCAGTTCACCTCGGTCGGCCGTAAGGACTCGCTGCGCAATGTCGAGGCCACCGGGCAGTTCGTGGTCAATCTCGCCCCGGAGTCGCTCATCGACGAGGTGAACAAGACCGCCACGGACTTCCCGGAGGGTGTGAGCGAGTTCGACGCCGTGGGAGTGGAGCGCGAGGCCAGCGCGCGGGTGAAGGCACCGCGCGTGGCCCGTTCCCCCGTGGCGCTGGAGTGCGAACTGCACAGCACGCTACGGCTGGGCGGTTCCACCGTGGTCTTCGGCCGGGTGGTCCATCTCGCGATCGACGAAACGGTCCTGGTGGACGGCCATCCGGAAGTCACCCGCCTGCGTCCCCTGGCCCGCCTGGGCAAGGACGAGTGGGGCACCCTCGGCGACGTCGTCGACCTGCGCCGCATCCGATACGCCGACTGGCCGCCGTCGAGTTGAGAGGGCGCTCCTGGACTCGACCCATGCAAGACACTGGGCGGATGGAGCCGACGCCCCGCAAGAACCTGCGCGAGGAACAGAAGATCCTCACGCATCGCCGACTGCTCGACGCGGCCGTCACGGTGTTCACCGAGATGCCGTTCCTCGATGCGCGGATGGAGGACATCGCCCAGGCCGCCGGGGTGACACGGGCCACGGTCTACGCCCACTTCCCCGGCAAGGCCGAGATCGTCGACGCGCTGGTGGAGCGTGTGTACGGCCTGATGGGCGAGGCGTACGCCGATCTGGCCGCGCTTCCGTCCTGGACCCGGGCCGACATCCGCACCTGGCTGGACGAGGCCGCGGCCCGCTGGCGCGAGATGGCACCGATC from Streptomyces sp. NBC_01478 includes the following:
- a CDS encoding acyl-CoA dehydrogenase family protein, which gives rise to MTVYERLADSPSVQLAVADAAALVDTVQLHAYRAADDIDHAAAEARQLTVAERARIRMDTAVAATRSREAVDRLVSVSGASAFALSNPLQRIWRDLGTASRHGVVNPDLGREIYGRSLLGIAEQPTFII
- a CDS encoding DUF6924 domain-containing protein, translated to MNDRMEWPAERDRDAALIIRTDYRDEQAWAAVKAELMRSWGDGDFEPYVHIADDPKWAGCTSAQILSAALTDDQLSVVFLADRDSMRDGPVTLLAVAVLAREECDSDEEFEADGGEFRTVPAGVHEIHANLMIANLSFGDFKEAAEQDPQDTFQGFAI
- a CDS encoding isocitrate lyase/PEP mutase family protein codes for the protein MPHGSALRSAIATPRTTPLIGVYDMYSASIAAQHYDGFFVSGFGFAASYYGLPDIGFIAWPDIVAFTERLRWAFPDHHLLVDIDDGYGDPEVACHVVRRLEQAGASGVILEDQKRPRRCGHVAGKQLLPLDEYLDKLERVLDCRTGLTVVARTDATDDAEILTRAKALAATDADVVLVDGVRDVEAIRRIRDSIGDKPLLFNQIAGGRSPRLSLGELAELGVDVAIYSTPCLFAAHEAMDRALTDLKATDGRLPAGGDDRIGVPQSVELLTRNLRAAHGTYDG
- a CDS encoding TetR/AcrR family transcriptional regulator, whose product is MEPTPRKNLREEQKILTHRRLLDAAVTVFTEMPFLDARMEDIAQAAGVTRATVYAHFPGKAEIVDALVERVYGLMGEAYADLAALPSWTRADIRTWLDEAAARWREMAPIRRVANAAAPAALRSLGEGRVQYVEAHERYVAMLVAPPERWRGVDPAEARQRALMAVLQTESFFSAWIAVEWPLATADPLHLLADSLCHLLAPALENDSALD
- a CDS encoding flavin reductase family protein gives rise to the protein MRTEFSPERLEPIEVYRLLTSTVVPRPIAWVSTVSADGVDNLAPHSFFTVSSVAPPVVQFTSVGRKDSLRNVEATGQFVVNLAPESLIDEVNKTATDFPEGVSEFDAVGVEREASARVKAPRVARSPVALECELHSTLRLGGSTVVFGRVVHLAIDETVLVDGHPEVTRLRPLARLGKDEWGTLGDVVDLRRIRYADWPPSS
- a CDS encoding helix-turn-helix domain-containing protein, which gives rise to MAHVRRRRLEGARRELGLPGSPFTVADVAARWQFADPSHFRRAHRGTYGQPPGGQGDRST